From Trichoderma atroviride chromosome 1, complete sequence, one genomic window encodes:
- a CDS encoding uncharacterized protein (EggNog:ENOG41~SECRETED:SignalP(1-19)), whose translation MHSTLLVAAFLSIFNVAVAVPIPVEDFQPRQAQPCFIVGNVALPQETEDAANSLASSITCDAKETTISGVPDVSSGGISFSSIDFATSGQSPLAFALEKFATTSPLAENDLAKFQNEANVYTATEAALRSIGGNLAIKAPKFFINFQIARIQTAQGNPPTDPGQTVEHLLGKVTKNASKADQQFLEQITKLSNTLS comes from the coding sequence TCCCTATTCCAGTTGAAGATTTCCAGCCTCGGCAGGCACAGCCGTGCTTTATTGTCGGCAATGTCGCTCTGCCTCAAGAAACTGAAGATGCAGCCAATTCTCTCGCCTCGAGTATCACTTGCGATGCCAAGGAAACTACCATTTCAGGAGTACCAGACGTCTCTTCCGGCGGAATATCGTTTTCTTCCATCGACTTTGCCACCTCTGGCCAGTCGCCTTTAGCATTCGCCCTGGAGAAATTCGCAACCACCAGCCCGTTGGCCGAGAATGATCTTGCGAAATTCCAAAACGAAGCGAATGTTTACACGGCTACAGAAGCTGCGCTGCGTTCCATTGGAGGGAATTTGGCCATCAAGGCACCAAAGTTCTTCATCAATTTTCAGATTGCGCGCATCCAAACGGCTCAGGGCAATCCACCCACGGACCCAGGCCAAACGGTCGAACATCTCCTGGGTAAGGTAACAAAGAATGCCTCCAAGGCGGACCAGCAGTTTTTGGAGCAGATCACAAAATTGTCAAACACTTTGTCTTAG
- a CDS encoding uncharacterized protein (TransMembrane:1 (i45-63o)), with translation MQRLPAARLGARLMPRSHSFRTQQLARRWLSDSQAPRSAPSRPGVLVWGAGAAVAAGGGYFLLSGTASKTKSVPLLNPVSSEDDISVLSPVPVLDLPAANQKLREQAQSFIFDGKDGQKGRVDVVRVASNDPVEDEWSVAVGKGIHGGTALYAGVYDGHSGWATSKVLKQALIPYVSTALSKISASGSGDAVDAAIKRAFTSLDDRILGTARKAAEAGYEPGATEVLSALAPALAGSCALLCVYDPKSSVLRTAVTGDSRAVLGSWSSESSSFSASALSKDQTGFNQDEVKRLDAEHPGEGEDMINPKTGRLMGIAITRGFGDHRWKWPSDFLNFLKSNYHGTEPRPKYKTPPYMIATPEVTTRQVQTSDFVILASDGLWDVMSNEDAVKCVSRWLSARRLGKPEVVKDAKTIGYMIDDDGWPSYKATPEHFAIEDLDNAAVCLVKNALGGTRRAMLCGSLTATTPISRYVRDDITVQVIFFKDP, from the exons ATGCAGCGTCTCCCTGCGGCTCGCCTGGGCGCCAGGCTTATGCCCCGTAGCCACAGCTTCAGAACTCAGCAACTCGCTCGACGCTGGCTCTCGGACTCCCAGGCGCCAAGATCTGCACCTTCACGGCCCGGCGTCTTGGTCTGGGGAGCTGGTGcggctgtcgctgctggggGCGGATACTTTTTGCTCAGCGGTACAGCGAGCAAGACAAAGAGTGTCCCTCTTCTGAACCCAGTTTCCTCAGAAGACGATATCTCGGTGCTCTCGCCTGTGCCTGTCCTGGACTTGCCAGCAGCGAACCAAAAGTTGCGGGAGCAGGCCCAGTCGTTCATCTTTGATGGCAAGGATGGGCAAAAAGGCCGCGTTGATGTGGTCCGCGTCGCTAGCAACGATCCTGTCGAGGACGAGTGGtctgttgctgttgggaAAGGCATTCACGGCGGAACGGCGCTGTACGCGGGTGTTTACGACGGGCACTC TGGCTGGGCTACCTCAAAGGTGCTGAAGCAGGCCCTCATCCCGTATGTTTCGACGGCTCTCTCCAAGATCTCGGCATCGGGCTCGGGAGATGCTGTCGACGCTGCTATCAAAAGAGCCTTTACCAGCCTCGACGACCGAATTCTGGGCACTGCACGCAAAGCCGCCGAAGCGGGCTATGAGCCTGGAGCTACCGAAGTCTTGTCGGCTCTCGCGCCGGCTCTCGCTGGTTCTTGCGCGCTGCTCTGCGTCTATGATCCCAAATCATCCGTGCTGCGTACCGCCGTGACGGGCGATTCACGCGCAGTTCTCGGCTCCTGGTCCTCAGAGTCAAGCAGCTTTTCAGCCAGCGCTCTGAGTAAGGACCAGACCGGATTCAACCAAGATGAAGTCAAAAGGCTAGACGCCGAGCACcctggagagggagaggataTGATCAACCCCAAAACGGGCAGGCTTATGGGGATTGCCATCACGCGGGGTTTCGGCGATCATCGGTGGAAATGGCCCAGTGATTTCTTGAACTTTCTCAAGTCCAATTACCACGGCACCGAGCCTCGTCCCAAGTATAAAACGCCGCCTTACATGATTGCTACGCCGGAGGTCACCACTCGCCAGGTCCAAACTTCAGACTTTGTCATTCTCGCATCGGACGGGCTTTGGGACGTCATGTCTAATGAGGATGCCGTAAAATGCGTCTCTCGCTGGCTCTCAGCGCGACGTCTGGGCAAACCAGAGGTTGTTAAAGATGCCAAGACCATAGGCTACATGATAGATGACGACGGATGGCCATCTTACAAGGCGACTCCCGAGCATTTCGCTATAGAGGATCTCGACAATGCGGCCGTGTGTTTAGTCAAGAATGCGCTGGGAGGGACGAGAAGGGCCATGCTTTGTGGCTCGTTGACGGCAACTACGCCCATCAGCCGATATGTGAGAGACGATATTACCGTGCAAGTTATTTTCTTCAAGGACCCTTAG
- a CDS encoding uncharacterized protein (SECRETED:SignalP(1-18)~CAZy:GH2) yields the protein MRQFSLASLSLLASCVSAQHIFNLSDVSWTVSNGVNATVPGKLPSHAHIDLLAAGVIEDPIYGFNEWNQFWVQRMNWTYTSGPIKGLKSQKGLTSWLVFEGLDTFCEINLCNQTVGNTKNQFRKYTFDVSDILPKCSGDPVLSLNFGSASKIVLDIAQRSDLSQINSANGYNNQEFQGRVYMRKEESDFGWDWGPQFAPAGPWRPAYIVQKAKADPVYITNTAIDIFRQGQMPNLSPDQSKPFVFNASIDYIGTLPKNTQFHLKIVDSKGHTLKEDNLAGISQSNGTITGSTIIGNNVNLWWPSGYGEQPLYTATLSLINSAFSKPATVTKRVGFRTIVLNLNAITAEDKAKGVAPGASWKFEINGHELYAKGSNFVPPDILWPRVNQTKIKETFELAVNSHFNMMRIWSSGAYLPDWAYDLADEMGLLLWSEFQFSVAYFPATTDFLEEYEAEVYYNARRVNHHPSLALWAGGNELEYLIYGCYIPSSTYHGYTSLDFNSVSPQTSRYDYMESPDALYADTDFYNYDGTIAFQYSGYPVGRFADEFGFPSMPSVYSWQEAIPESEFYFDSSYVRHHNRHLSGGSDFFSASAGGINQFTDSIKLWYPLPQLQDPVANFTAWTWTSQVFQADYYQAQIAFYRRGSGLSNRQMGALYWQFNDIWVGPTWSSTEHSLRQKVAYYAAKDIFNPVIVWPFYDEATDVLEVWVVSDLWQKVSGTASFKWVDWQGNALDVDPPVHVNPAHDGSFNIKFDVQPINATRLVTYPALSTFFACKNPTSNALLSISVEAGGYTHSTFFHPQSLRLNSIADPGLVMTKSLRGNKAQFKITATKGVAAWVWLDYPTTVRGYFDQNGFWLNKGESRTITFSVWDDWSKGAWINDVVLRSIYDNVEKS from the exons ATGCGCCAGTTTTCGTTGGCTTCGCTTTCTCTCCTGGCGAGTTGCGTCAGCGCGCAGCACATTTTTAATCTCAGTGATGTCTCGTGGACGGTGAGCAACGGCGTCAATGCCACTGTGCCTGGCAAGCTGCCTTCGCATGCTCACATTGACTTGCTGGCTGCCGGCGTCATTGAAGATCCCATTTATGGCTTCAATGAGTGGAACCAGTTTTGGGTTCAACGGATGAACTGGACATATACCTCTGGGCCCATCAAAGGATT GAAATCTCAAAAAGGGCTTACATCATGGCTCGTCTTTGAAGGCCTCGACACGTTTTGTGAAATCAACCTCTGCAATCAGACAGTCGGCAATACCAAGAACCAGTTCCGCAAGTACACATTTGATGTCAGCGACATTTTGCCCAAGTGCTCTGGAGATCCAGTTTTAAGCTTGAACTTTGGCTCGGCAAGCAAGATTGTTCTCGACATTGCGCAGAGAAGTGATCTTT CCCAGATAAATTCGGCGAATGGTTACAATAACCAAGAATTCCAAGGCCGAGTCTACATgcgaaaagaggaaagcgaTTTTGGATGGGATTGGGGCCCGCAGTTTGCTCCAGCTGGCCCTTGGAGACCAGCGTACATTGTGCAGAAAGCCAAGGCCGATCCTGTTTACATCACTAACACGGCGATTGACATCTTTCGTCAAGGCCAAATGCCCAACCTATCGCCCGATCAGTCAAAGCCAttcgtcttcaacgccaGCATCGATTATATCGGCACGCTTCCCAAGAACACGCAGTTCCACTTGAAGATTGTCGACAGCAAGGGCCATACGCTCAAAGAGGACAATCTAGCTGGAATAAGCCAGTCTAACGGCACCATCACCGGCAGTACTATTATTGGCAACAATGTGAATCTTTGGTGGCCGTCTGGCTACGGCGAGCAGCCCCTATACACGGCAACGCTCTCCCTTATCAACTCTGCATTCTCCAAGCCTGCCACGGTTACTAAGCGAGTTGGTTTCCGAACCATTGTGTTGAATCTCAATGCCATTACTGCTgaagacaaggccaagggcgtTGCCCCCGGAGCCAGCTGGAAGTTTGAGATTAATGGCCACGAGCTATATGCCAAGGGCTCCAACTTTGTGCCTCCAGACATCCTGTGGCCTCGTGTCAACCAGACCAAGATCAAGGAAACATTTGAGCTGGCCGTAAACTCGCACTTCAATATGATGCGGATCTGGTCCTCCGGAGCTTACCTCCCAGACTGGGCGTACGACTTGGCCGATGAAATGGGTTTGCTGCTGTGGTCTGAATTCCAGTTCTCGGTGGCCTATTTTCCCGCCACTACCGACTTCCTTGAAGAGTATGAGGCAGAGGTCTACTACAACGCTCGTCGAGTCAACCACCATCCGAGTCTGGCGCTGTGGGCTGGTGGCAACGAGCTGGAATACCTCATCTACGGCTG CTACATTCCGTCATCAACCTATCACGGCTACACATCGCTCGACTTCAACTCGGTCAGTCCTCAGACGTCTCGATACGACTATATGGAGAGCCCTGATGCACTATACGCCGACACCGACTTTTACAACTACGACGGAACGATTGCCTTTCAGTACAGCGGTTATCCCGTTGGTCGGTTTGCTGACGAGTTTGGATTTCCCTCCATGCCCTCGGTCTACTCCTGGCAAGAAGCCATCCCCGAGAGCGAATTCTACTTTGACTCGTCATATGTGCGGCATCACAACCGCCatctcagcggcggcagcgactTTTTCTCCGCTTCTGCGGGTGGCATCAACCAATTCACAGATAGCATCAAGCTCTGGTACCCGCTGCCCCAGCTGCAGGATCCCGTAGCCAACTTCACTGCCTGGACGTGGACCTCTCAGGTGTTCCAGGCCGACTATTACCAGGCTCAGATTGCTTTTTATAGGCGAGGATCCGGGCTTTCTAACCGCCAGATGGGCGCTCTATACTGGCAGTTTAACGACATCTGGGTTGGCCCGACCTGGTCCAGCACCGAGCACAGTCTGCGGCAAAAGGTGGCCTATTATGCCGCCAAGGACATCTTCAATCCTGTGATTGTCTGGCCTTTTTACGACGAGGCTACTGATGTCTTGGAGGTTTGGGTCGTGTCTGATCTGTGGCAAAAGGTTTCTGGAACCGCCTCGTTCAAGTGGGTTGACTGGCAGGGCAATGCTCTTGACGTTGATCCGCCCGTCCACGTAAATCCAGCTCACGATGGATCATTCAACATCAAGTTTGATGTGCAGCCAATCAACGCCACTCGCTTGGTTACCTATCCTGCTCTGTCCACTTTCTTTGCCTGCAAGAACCCAACGTCAAACGCTCTGCTTTCAATTTCCGTCGAGGCTGGCGGATACACTCACTCAACGTTTTTCCACCCGCAAAGCCTTCGCTTGAACAGCATTGCCGATCCGGGCCTGGTAATGACAAAGTCCCTTCGTGGAAATAAAGCCCAATTCAAGATTACAGCTACAAAGGGCGTGGCAGCCTGGGTTTGGCTGGATTACCCTACGACGGTAAGAGGATACTTTGACCAGAACGGCTTCTGGCTGAATAAGGGCGAGAGCCGCACGATTACTTTCAGTGTGTGGGATGATTGGTCAAAGGGTGCTTGGATCAATGATGTTGTGCTTAGATCAATCTATGACAATGTAGAAAAGTCATAG
- a CDS encoding uncharacterized protein (EggNog:ENOG41): MPTRPAPYCLQDRDSPLPDCYPQPSPGGGPLKVLKTAKTTNGFTSSARGWNTYGAQALTNGSTLIPSFAGQSGLYYTQKFVETQCGVLANSKFKAAGFDMCSLDSGWQSFDEVDNNGRIIYNDTRFDMPKLGPWLHNQDLKLGLYITPGVPCQAANKTILGTDITVGSVFNGNFDQILCQFNYSKDGVQQWHDSVVDLWASWGVDMIKLDYITPGSPQNGAMLGCQNSDAVVAYQKAIAKTGKDIRLNISWKLCRNETWLPVWNGLAESMRTDQDINNYGHETFLAWSVAQRAIDNYRQYIGLQAQQNKPITIYPDMDNLFAANAERLTGVNDSMRTTVMNHWLGAGANLILGNDLTQTDDLGYKLLTSSQSTAAANFFAKYPMQPRNPRTGNNLAQQLQAWIGGPSDNGKEAYVLIANYGPDQGSGGFGTHLYGRQAVTVSLAGLGLSCSGWKFTDVWSGNSTKVNNYYTAYLTEGESQLLHLTKSG; encoded by the exons ATGCCTACAAGGCCTGCGCCATACTGCTTGCAAGATCGCGACTCTCCGCTTCCGGACTGCTACCCCCAGCCGAGTCCTGGAGGAGGTCCGCTGAAAGTCTTGAAAACAGCAAAGACCACCAATGGCTTCACTTCATCGGCTCGAGGCTGGAACACATATGGAGCTCAGGCCCTGACCAACGGCTCTACGCTGATTCCGTCCTTTGCAGGACAATCTGGCCTTTATTATACGCAAAAGTTTGTTGAAACACAGTGCGGCGTCCTTGCCAACTCCAAATTCAAGGCTGCAGGCTTTGATATGTGCAGTCTTGATTCAGGTTGGCAGTCTTTTGATGAGGTTGACAACAACGGCCGCATCATTTATAATGACACTCGATTCGACATGCCCAAACTTGGCCCGTGGCTTCACAACCAAGATTTAAAACTCGGCCTGTACATTACTCCCGGTGTGCCTTGCCAAGCAGCCAACAAGACCATTTTAGGCACGGATATTACCGTCGGATCTGTGTTTAATGGCAACTTTGATCAGATTTTATGCCAGTTTAACTATAGTAAGGATGGCGTTCAACAGTGGCACGACTCTGTGGTTGATCTGTGGGCCTCTTGGGGTGTTGACATGATCAAG CTCGACTACATCACTCCTGGCTCTCCGCAAAACGGCGCCATGCTGGGATGCCAGAACTCAGACGCCGTGGTGGCTtaccaaaaggccattgcAAAGACAGGCAAGGATATCCGTCTAAACATCTCATGGAAGCTGTGCCGCAACGAAACTTGGCTGCCTGTTTGGAACGGCTTAGCAGAGTCTATGCGCACGGATCAAGATATCAACAACTATGGCCACGAGACCTTCCTCGCTTGGTCAGTTGCTCAGCGCGCTATTGACAACTACCGCCAGTATATCGGCCTCCAGGCTCAGCAGAACAAACCCATCACAATCTACCCCGACATGGACAACTTGTTCGCCGCCAACGCGGAGAGACTAACCGGCGTCAATGATAGCATGCGAACCACCGTCATGAACCACTGGCTGGGGGCAGGCGCAAACTTGATTCTCGGCAACGATCTCACCCAGACGGACGATCTTGGCTACAAGCTGCTTACAAGCTCTCAGtcaaccgccgccgccaacttCTTCGCCAAGTATCCTATGCAGCCGCGCAACCCTCGCACTGGAAACAACCttgcccagcagcttcaagcctgGATCGGTGGCCCGAGCGATAATGGCAAGGAGGCATACGTGCTGATTGCAAATTACGGACCTGATCAAGGATCTGGAGGCTTTGGGACGCATCTTTATGGGCGACAGGCAGTGACTGTGTCTTTGGCTGGTCttggcttgagctgctctGGGTGGAAATTTACTGATGTGTGGTCAGGCAATTCTACAAAGGTGAATAACTACTATACTGCGTATTTAACTGAGGGTGAATCTCAGTTACTGCATCTGACGAAGTCGGGTTGA
- a CDS encoding uncharacterized protein (SECRETED:SignalP(1-19)~CAZy:GH13), with translation MRLSHVALAWISALPSAAALTAAQWRSQSIYQVLTDRFSQTNGATNSACNAGDQVYCGGTWQGIIKNLDYIKSMGFTAIWISPVVENLAGNSADGEAYHGYWAQNIYQVNTNFGSAADLLALSEALHNAGMYLMVDIVTNHMGYLGCGTCVQYNTFNPFNSQSYYHPFCLINFNSNNMTQIQNCWEGDNTVSLPDLATENANVLSMWQTWITQLVANYTIDGLRMDSCFELDYGFFEPFQSSANVYIVGEVDNGDPAIVCPYQKNYGLNTLNYPAYYWITQAFQSTSGSISNLVNGLNTMKSECSDTTLLGSFMENHDNPRFPSLTSDISLAKNAIAFTMLADGIPIIYEGQEQHLNGGGVPNNREAIWLSGYSTSAVLYTHIKALNQVRSQAIKQNSAYVTSQAAVTYSDSSTIVTRKGSTGSQIVGVFSNRGANGSSYTLTLPSADTGFTSNQQVVEVLSCTAYTTDSSGNLAVAMSGGLPRVFYAQSNLSGSGICPNLGSGGGTTTSTPPTSCTAIPVKFDETVTTTFGQTIKIAGDISALGNWNTANAVTLSAADYTSSNPLWFVTLDLAPGQVVEYKYINVAQNGDVTWEADPNHTYTVPGACTAQPTVINTWQG, from the exons ATGAGGCTATCGCACGTAGCCTTGGCATGGATATCAGCACTgccctctgctgctgctctcaccGCTGCGCAATGGCGCTCACAATCTATTTATCAAGTTCTGACTGATAGGTTTTCCCAGACGAATGGGGCGACCAATTCTGCTTGCAACGCGGGAGATCAGGTGTACTGCGGAGGCACCTGGCAGGGAATCATCAAGAACCTGGATTACATCAAGAGCATGGGATTTACTGCC atatgGATATCGCCAGTAGTTGAGAACTTGGCTGGGAATAGCGCTGATGGAGAGGCTTATCATGGGTATTGGGCTCAGAATATCTACCAAGTGAATACCAACTTTGGCTCTGCTGCAGATTTGCTAGCATTATCTGAGGCTCTGCACAATGCTGGCATGTATCTGATGGTTGATATTGTCACGAATCACATGGGATACCTTGGATGTGGAACTTGCGTTCAATACAATACATTCAACCCATTCAACTCG CAATCCTACTACCATCCATTCTGCCTAATCAACTTCAACTCCAACAACATGACCCAGATACAAAATTGCTGGGAAGGCGACAATACAGTGTCTTTGCCAGATCTTGCCACCGAAAACGCCAACGTTCTGAGCATGTGGCAGACTTGGATAACGCAACTTGTGGCCAACTATACTATTGATGGTCTGAGAATGGACAGCTGCTTCGAGTTAGACTACGGATTCTTTGAACCATTCCAATCCTCAG CAAACGTCTACATTGTTGGCGAGGTTGATAATGGCGACCCAGCGATTGTTTGCCCGTATCAAAAGAACTACGGTCTCAATACTTTAAACTACCCCGC GTACTATTGGATCACCCAAGCTTTCCAGTCCACAAGTGGCAGTATAAGCAACCTTGTCAATGGACTCAACACCATGAAATCGGAATGTTCTGACACCACCCTTCTCGGCTCCTTCATGGAAAATCACGATAACCCACGGTTCCCTTCTCTCACATCTGATATATCACTTGCAAAGAATGCCATTGCGTTCACCATGCTTGCGGACGGAATCCCCATCATTTACGAAGGCCAAGAACAGCACTTGAATGGAGGTGGTGTTCCCAACAATCGCGAAGCAATCTGGCTGTCCGGGTACAGCACCTCCGCTGTCCTCTATACTCACATCAAGGCTCTGAACCAAGTTCGAAGCCAAGCCATTAAACAAAATAGCGCTTATGTGACAAGTCAGGCGGCAGTCACGTACTCTGACAGCTCCACCATTGTTACACGAAAAGGCAGCACGGGATCCCAAATCGTCGGCGTCTTCTCCAACCGTGGAGCCAATGGTAGCAGTTACACCTTGACACTACCATCAGCTGATACCGGTTTCACTAGCAACCAACAAGTCGTTGAAGTGCTGTCGTGCACAGCTTATACCACAGACTCGAGCGGCAACCTCGCTGTGGCAATGTCTGGCGGCCTTCCTAGAGTATTTTATGCTCAGTCGAACCTGAGTGGAAGCGGTATTTGTCCTAACTTGG GATCCGGTGGTGGTACAACGACTTCGACTCCTCCAACCTCTTGCACAGCCATTCCCGTGAAATTCGACGAAACCGTGACAACAACTTTCGGACAGACAATCAAGATAGCCGGTGACATTAGCGCTCTAGGAAACTGGAACACAGCGAATGCTGTCACGCTCTCTGCAGCCGACTACACCAGCTCCAACCCCCTGTGGTTCGTGACATTAGACTTGGCCCCCGGGCAGGTGGTGGaatacaagtacatcaaTGTGGCTCAAAACGGCGATGTAACATGGGAGGCGGATCCTAATCACACGTACACGGTTCCAGGAGCGTGTACAGCTCAGCCTACTGTTATAAACACATGGCAGGGGTAG
- a CDS encoding uncharacterized protein (EggNog:ENOG41), with protein MSRALLITGATGKQGGSVIKALLARNADFKILAVTRDVASPSAKRLAAASPNITLVQGNLDNTEAIFQNAKKAAQEPVWGVFSVQLPAMNKTGPIIEQVQGKALVDSAIKHGVEHFVYSSVDRGGAKSIDNPTNIPHFVSKHHIEHHLINSAGDKMSWTILRPVAFMENFAPGFVGKIFATIWREALKSRPLQLISTDDIGTFAALSFMQPHEYSGKSISLAGDELTYAQVEEVFRKETGAPPPTTFGFIARLVLRMSEEMRTMFTFFEKEGYGADIKSIKEIDPELKTFSQWLGSKSPAKP; from the exons ATGTCTCGCGCGCTGCTTATAACAGGAGCAACCGGAAAACAAGGCGGTAGCGTCATCAAAGCTCTGCTTGCCAGGAATGCCGATTTTAAAATTCTAGCCGTCACAAGAGATGTCGCTTCACCATCAGCCAAGAggctggctgcagcatctccaaacaTCACACTTGTCCAGGGCAATCTAGACAATACAGAGGCTATATTCCAAAATGCCAAGAAAGCGGCCCAAGAACCCGTCTGGGGAGTTTTTAGCGTTCAG CTACCAGCCATGAATAAGACGGGTCCAATTATCGAACAGGTGCAAGGCAAGGCCCTCGTTGATTCGGCCATCAAGCACGGTGTAGAGCACTTTGTCTACTCGTCTGTAGATCGCGGCGGCGCAAAGTCAATTGACAATCCCACCAACATCCCTCATTTCGTCAGCAAACATCACATTGAgcatcatctcatcaataGTGCTGGGGATAAAATGTCTTGGACGATTCTCAGGCCCGTGGCGTTTATGGAGAACTTTGCACCTGGTTTTGTCGGCAAGATTTTCGCCACCATTTGGAGAGAAGCCTTAAAGTCTCGCCCGTTGCAGCTCATATCGACCGACGACATTGGTACATTTGCAGCTCTATCTTTTATGCAGCCGCATGAATACTCAGGCAAGAGCATATCgctggctggcgatgaaCTGACATATGCTCAGGTAGAAGAGGTCTTTCGTAAGGAGACGGGGGCTCCTCCGCCCACTACATTTGGTTTCATAGCCCGCCTCGTATTGAGAATGTCAGAAGAGATGAGAACCATGTTTACTTTCTTCGAGAAAGAAGGGTACGGAGCTGATATCAAATCGATAAAGGAGATTGACCCTGAATTGAAGACTTTCAGCCAGTGGTTAGGTAGCAAGTCACCGGCGAAGCCTTAA
- a CDS encoding uncharacterized protein (EggNog:ENOG41), translating to MPKLLTIFGATGKQGGSIIEAVLSDASLKEEFTIRGVTRDASKPAAQALAAKGVEVVATDMDSKDSVLQAVTGSHTVFLVTIPDFTGRENKELDHGKIVADACHESEVQHLIFSSLLHVTDTTNGRLTNVPHFDRKAEVERYIRSKGIPSTFVLPGYFMSNYTALQMIRKGDNGEYTLAYPVGDKALFPLIDIEADMGKYVVASIKERENVLGKQILAAADYYTPTRILAEFEEVTGGKANFLKLDADTFQSFFPAPLGVEMLENHLFIEEPGYYAGKSLDESLDLLRKVGLKPTTWKEFLAKNKAAF from the exons ATGCCAAAGCTCTTGACTATATTTGGAGCGACTGGAAAGCAAGGTGGCTCAATCATTGAAGCCGTGCTGTCTGATGCCTCACTGAAAGAAGAGTTTACAATCCGTGGCGTCACTCGTGATGCTTCCAAGCCAGCCGCTCAAGCTCTTGCAGCTAAAGGTGTTGAGGTCGTTGCG ACCGATATGGACTCCAAAGACTCAGTCTTACAAGCCGTCACGGGTTCCCATACCGTCTTTCTCGTGACAATCCCTGATTTCACGGGCCGCGAAAACAAAGAGTTGGATCACGGAAAAATTGTTGCAGACGCCTGCCATGAATCTGAAGTTCAGCACCTGATTTTCTCATCGTTGCTCCATGTAACGGACACCACTAACGGCCGTCTCACCAACGTTCCTCACTTCGATAGGAAGGCAGAGGTAGAGCGTTATATTCGCTCCAAGGGCATTCCTAGTACCTTTGTGCTGCCTGGCTACTTTATGAGCAACTATACGGCGCTGCAAATGATACGCAAAGGCGACAATGGAGAGTATACTCTCGCCTATCCTGTTGGCGACAAGGCCCTGTTCCCTCTCATCGACATCGAAGCTGATATGG GTAAATATGTCGTTGCCTCAATCAAGGAGCGGGAGAATGTCCTGGGCAAACAGATTCTTGCCGCAGCTGACTACTACACACCAACGCGTATCCTCGCAGAGTTTGAAGAAGTCACTGGTGGGAAAGCAAACTTTTTGAAGCTCGATGCAGACACATTTCAAAGCTTCTTCCCAGCCCCATTAGGCGTGGAGATGCTAGAGAACCATCTCTTTATTGAAGAACCGGGCTACTATGCTGGGAAGAGCCTCGATGAAAGCCTTGACCTTTTGCGCAAGGTGGGACTGAAGCCAACAACGTGGAAAGAGTTTTTGGCCAAGAACAAAGCCGCTTTCTAA
- a CDS encoding uncharacterized protein (EggNog:ENOG41~TransMembrane:3 (o70-92i99-119o139-157i)): MANKLHDNVSRVKKFNVLGTATFIGLRAADVAFQYTLLNDGWASKLVQTLGGRSVELAQLNSAGRGLQPYYTIIAMMALGSSLKQIITMLVVSEQDTPVSSAIVISLFNTVFNSLNSLFSVWDVTSRSPPTAGSILESPSIIAGLGFYLVGISVELLSELQRTAFKKHPANKGKPYAGGFIFSRHAHQLWRLHYLESVLRLYFWRQSLGIHCRTLLLLRFRASWGACFG, encoded by the coding sequence ATGGCCAATAAACTTCACGATAACGTGTCTCGAGTGAAAAAGTTCAATGTTCTCGGGACAGCGACCTTCATCGGCCTGCGCGCAGCAGATGTCGCTTTTCAATATACTCTTTTGAATGACGGATGGGCATCAAAGTTGGTGCAGACTCTGGGGGGACGGTCCGTGGAACTGGCGCAACTGAACTCAGCCGGGCGAGGCCTTCAACCGTATTACACAATCATCGCTATGATGGCCCTCGGTAGCAGCCTGAAGCAGATCATCACAATGCTTGTTGTCTCGGAGCAGGACACGCCAGTATCATCGGCCATTGTAATTTCTCTATTCAATACTGTATTCAACTCACTCAACTCACTGTTCTCGGTCTGGGATGTTACCTCGAGATCTCCGCCTACGGCTGGCTCTATCCTTGAGTCGCCTTCAATCATCGCTGGTCTCGGATTTTATCTCGTCGGCATTTCCGTTGAGCTGCTCTCAGAGCTCCAGCGCACAGCTTTCAAGAAACATCCCGCCAACAAGGGGAAGCCTTACGCGGGGGGGTTTATTTTCTCTCGCCACGCACATCAACTATGGCGCCTACACTATTTGGAGAGCGTTCTACGCCTTTACTTCTGGAGGCAGTCTCTGGGGATTCACTGTCggactcttcttcttttacgATTTCGCGCATCGTGGGGTGCCTGTTTTGGATGA